TGCGATTCTTGCTGTTGTTAGAGGAGATGACGATGAGGTTAGGATGCAGGTGCTAGTTATCATGGCCCAGAGTTGACCATGTGTTCTATTTGTCCGCGCAGAGTGTCAATTGCTTTGGCAGGAATAGCAAGACAACAGAAGGAATGAGATGAACTTTTCTAGGGCCAGACTCTTGCAGACGCCAAAGTTTTACAAATTGTTATTGTTATGAAATCCATTCAAGTTGACTGGCCAACACTGTGCTCTGTAGGGCCCATATGATCAATTACTAAACCCTATCCCAATGCAGTGGTCTATAAATAGATGGTGGCCTCCGGTTATTCCAGGCATTTTGAAGATTTTGTACTCATGAGAAAGAAATCCAGAAAAAGAACATAGTATATGCCTATATCTTGTGTCTAAGTGCTTGATCTACTACTTGTTTACGAATCACGATCTCTGGATAACACCTTTTGATATTGGTATCATACATTATCAGCACGAGCTCTCTAAGCATGCGGTTCAAAGCTTCAGGCTACCTTTACAACGGTTTCAAGGTAACCATTGAACCGATGAGCGTCTTTTTTAGTACATTAGATTCCATGTACATATCGATTTTGTGTTGCTATTTATTTCTATAAAATCAATTTTCTCCCTATTGCTGCATTTTGTTCTATGAGATCAATCTAAGAAAAAAGGAATAAATTTCGCACAATCAAGATCACTGTCAAACTTGAATACAAGAAAACATGAACAAAATTTCGCACGATCAAAGATCACCGTCAACCTTCAATACATAGAACAAACCCAAATGGATGACTGTTTTGGGCCTAACACAACCACAACTGAGCTCAACAAAACCAAACTAATGAACTACACTGAAATGGCATTTCTAAGAAAACATCTAAAGATAACAAGTCATCCAAAGTTCTAGAGGAGCACTAAGCAAGCTTCCAACACTTTCAGGTGGAGCACATGAGAGGATATCAAGGAAACAGGATACAAAAACAGGGGAAACAAAACTTGCCAAGGTCAGGAGAAAGTCCAGTCAACATGGACAGGGCAGCAAGCGGCAGGGAAGCTGGCATGGGAAGTTGAGGGTGCAGCAATGGCGATCGAGAAACCAGAAAGTGATGGGAGCACGGCAGATCTATGCAAGAGGCAGCGGCAGAGGGAAGATGGAACAGGATGATGTGGCAGCAAAGTATGAGGAGAGCGGGCAATATTCTGGTGAGATGTAATGGTGTTGATATCTCAGGTGACGTGTCATTGCTTCGTCTGCTCGCAGCAAGAGGAAACAGGAGTCCCTCATCACTTAGTAACAGATGTATGTACCAAAACAACAGAAATTTACTGGCCCAATACTGGTCATCCAAACGCCAGTTTCCAGCTTGGCTGAAATATTTTACAGATTGATGCACTGGATTAGAGGTAATCCGAACAGGGCCTGAGACTTAATTACATTGTTAAGTCCAACTGTTGGTACCTGCAGACCAATAGTGGCTTTAACAACACTAGTAAGTAGTGACAGCAATATAGCTGGAACTGCTTATTTGTCTAGTGCTCTAGTTCATCAACTAACTTAAACCGTTCTAGTGTCTAAAACCACTGTGTGTAGACCTTTAACAGAAAATGCATCACAAcccaagttcttcaagggatTGTGCAGCCCAATTGCATCTCTATAACAAATGCCCTTCTCCATAGTGAACTTAATGTGTGTGCATCTCTCTACCACATAGAGTTGGTGGCAATGGTCCACCTGCCATGTCACCTCCTTTCCATCAAAAGGAACTTTCAAATAGGTGGGGCCACTATTCATGATTTCCACCATCTTGTTTAAGAGTCAGTTTTTGTGTACATAATTACAAATACATGTACGGAGACTGATACACCACAGGATTGGAATTTTCTTATTTAAGTAGCAGCGCATGGTCATTCAGCTAGTCTATCTCAGTTTCACTGTGGAGTTTTTGCATATAGTAGTAGGGCGAACCAGCAAGTACTCAAGTCATCACGAAAATTTTGTTCAGCCTAATTGAATATAGAGAAACACAGTACCTTCTCATCCTCATACACCACAGTGGAAGGTATCTCCTTTTTGATGATCTTGTCGAATCTGCACATgcaataaatttcagaaaaagaTTCAACTGCTCAAAGGCTTTGCTTCACCAGCACATATTTTAAATGCACAGCTTTTCACATATTAGGCAATACTCGACCTATTCAGCTgcactgagaaataactagcACTCCAATTATTAATAACACTATCTCTCAAGTCTCACAGGCCCATCCCATGCCATGTTCCTATCCCTCATCAACAAATTAGTTACTGCTAATCCAAACTTTGAGAGGATATTCTTCATAGTGATGTGGAGATTACAAGTTTGGTCAGGATTGGCATTACAGTTGCTAAGCATCCAGtagcaaacacaaaaatatttcctATACGAGCAGTAGTCAATCAGCACAATAGGAGTGATGCCCATCAACTTTATTAGAGAGCATTTGTTAGCAGTAGTCCATCAGCATAATACATGAGAATGAATCATGTATGGCTGTACCCTAGTCCGTTAGAGCATGTTCAATGCAAGGTGCTTAAGGTAGTGCTACAAAATTAGACCGGTTTATTCTCAAGCACCAGTGCTTATTTCTGTACTAGAGGTGCCTAATTAAGCACCTGTCCTATAGAACACAAGCACCAGTGCTTAAACAAAACCCGGTTTTCTTTGTGCAAGCTCCTGCCTGCATGGAGAGGAGGACAGGAGGGGGTGAAGGTGAAGGCTACGAGGAGATGGGATGGACGGGATAAGAATCAATTGCTTGGTGAAGGTGAAGGCAGCAGGACCTAACCGCTGCCTGCAAGCGGGGCGGCGAGGCTCCCCAACAGGCTGGCGAGTGCCTGAGcaggagcggcggcaggcgACCCTAGGGGCTAGGCGAAGCGGGGGGAGAGATGGAATGGGAAGAGGTGGGGCGTCGCTGGGAGGCCCTCCGCTGCCGGCTGCCGGCCATGGTGTCCaccatcgtcggcggcgaggagatAGGCGGCCGGAGTGCTCGAGTGGAGTGGCGCCGGGGGAGTGCCTCCTGAGTCGCCCCAGGAGCGGCTCGGgaggcggctagggtttctatCTCGTACTCACCAACGGACGGGTTTTCCGATAGGAAGAGAGATGAGTGCAGGAGACTCACATGGTGGGGTTGTCGTTGGGcacggcggcgagcgccgcATCTTTCTCCGACGCCATGGCGAGGACTGAGGAAAGGATCGATCGACCTGCTCGAGTCGTCTCCCTCCTGGAGTTCCGTAGATAAAGAGCACGGAGCACTCTTATGATTACGCCAAGTGAAGAAGAAAGCGTGCTCTTCGAGTGCGTGACTATAAATAAATGGCCTACATACCAGTTTTGCTCTTGTAATTCAAAACTTCAATTCGAAGAGAAAGAACGCAAAATAGGAGGAGTTAatctaaaaaaacacaaaataggAGAAGAAGCGCAGCAGCAACATCCTGCACACCTGCTCATTCACTTGCTAATAAAATCCTATTATGAGCAGAatatgttgtgtttttttcgTTCAGAATTACTAATATGTTGCATCAAGAGGAAGCATACATAGTCGATTAATCTCCGATGTATACGTTGTTAATCAAGCATTCACAATTCACAAGTTCGCCCAGGCAGGCTAGTCAAAGGGTGCTTGCTACCTACCGTCCTTGAAATGCCGGGCTATGTGGAGCCCGGAGAATCTTAGAATGTCCTATCGATTGCGTTATGCTTTCAGATGGATTCAAAGATACAACGACCCAGGAACGGAAGCAGCCGTGAAGTTGGCCAACAAGACATGCGTGCGTTGGCTAACTTGGTGCTTTCCTTGCCTTCCAGAACGGCACAACGAGAAGGCTCTAGCTAAAGTTTAGATACGGTGTTAGTAGTATGGCCATGCGATTAGTTTACTTGCCCTCGCgtgattttatttatttcttcgACATCTGCCCTCTCCAGTAATATTGTACTACGATGATAGTACTAATCGACATAAATCGAGatttctcaaagaaaaaagatagcACTAATCGACATCGGTAGAAGTTTCTCATGGTGCTACCTGGATCGATGATAGCCATGTGGCCGATGGTCAATCGCACGGTCCAACGAAACGGCTGGTTTGTTTTGAAAGGTCATTCTCTTTTTGTTTCGATGAGTCAACAACCAGAGGCCACGGCCGAAAGCCGACGTGCCATATGCCGCTCCCTTGCTCGTTCCGCGCCTTCGCTTATTTATAAGGGGATTCCCCATTGTTTGTTCCAGTTTTGGAGATTTTCAAGAGATAGCCGCTGATATTCGAGTCCCCCCTTTCTTCCTTCAACTTCAACATCTGCCGGCCGGCAAACTCCAGCCCTCAGGTACGATCGACGACATGTTCATCAGTTTATGATATCTCTCGACTTGGCTTTGATCTTTGAGTTTCTAACTCTTCTTCTCGTATAACCAGAGAGCGAGGCAGGCAGAGAGCAGCAGGGGCATGGACGGCGACAGCCCGGTGATGACGGGGAGCGAGCGGCGCGCGTACCGGTACGCGCAGGCGCCGAAGCTGCAGGGCCTGAGCGGCATGAGGAAGTCGTGGTCCAACGACTCGCTCTTCGGCTACGCCGGCCCGGGAGGCAGGCCCGCGGCCCACTCGTGCGTGTGCGCGCCCACCACGCACCCGGGCTCCTTCCGCTGCAAGCACCACCGCCAGAACGCGTCCCacctcggcggcgcgccgcACCCGCAATCCAcggccgacgccgacgcgaAGCAAGACGAGGCGCAGGAGGAGATCTCGTCCACGGACCAGGAGAAGGCGTCGTGAAGGGCGAGAGGCAACGTGTGCTTCCTTCGCAGGAGGAAATATGTACCgtgttgtttggttgcacGTTTGCCTAGTGTAAATCTCCAACGTCATTTCATCGTGGACCGCTTTTGCTCTGTCCGTTTCATAGGCTTGGTCTGAGGTTTCGATGCTTATTCGCTTCTTTTCATTTCTCGTAGAATAGAGGAGGGCTTTGTCTTTTCCAAGTTGTGTAAATAAAGTAAACCGTTGTATGTGGGGATGAAATCGGAGCAAGATATGCAAACAATAAAAATTATGTTAAAGTTTTAACATATTTTTGTAAAATACCATACCTCAGAGAGGTGTGATGCTCTACAAACGCGCAATATTTCAAGTCAAAACTCAAATGCATTTGAGAAGAATTAAAAAGATAAATATACAGGTGAATAATGCCAAATTTGAATATCATTTATAGGACCTTGTTCTCTCTCTTATTAGTAGTCAAATTTAAGCCTCCACCAAAATCCATATTTGACTAGCATGCCTAATTCTTGTTGAATAAGGTCACACATGATCTTTTGGGATCAAACATGACTATATGTGGCAGCTATCCGGAAAGTGCCAAGCTATTATCCGATCAATTTACGGATAATCTCGGATACGGTTGGAAAATGCCAAACGACGACCGTCCGATTTACCCAATACCATCTGAAGTCTTTTGATCGGTTGGTTCTTCGGACAATATGGATCTGATTTCTCCCCTAGTTGCATGACCAAAAAAAGATTGTCCCCTGTGAGGCAACGTGATTAGTTTACTTACTCTCAGGGTTATATTATATGATAATCGATATGTATAGACTGTTGTTTTAACATAACTCTTTTTACAAGCTACATTGCATGAAAAATTCGAGTAAATGTATCGCGAGGGAGGAATATTTGGTTCGAGTAGATCTATTTCAAGAGAGGACAGTGCCCGTTGTATTTAATTCGTTTTTTTAGTGAACCCACCTTAGACGTGATCATGAGACTTTAAGTCGGTTCCAGCAACCCCTTGGATTTACATTTTTGTTTCGTTTGGGCCATTTTGAATTATGTTGGAACatgctttttattttcttaaaCCATCATGAAATATGGTAAATCTTGACGAATCTATCACAAAATCCACCAAAATACATGTTAGATACCTATTGTGAGGGCATCCACAAATGTCGATTCTTATTTAAaagagagaattccatatttgacactcaaattttgcccaTATGCCCAAATGCCactcataatttttttgttccaaatttgccactgaaattttgcatagggtacaaatatgccactaccgttagttgaccgctCGTTGACCATTAAATAAGAGATGACCAATTATCAATTTTTTCATATTGACCCAAATACCCTTGGGTCCACATTTGCAGCGGGGTCATGATTGATGAATCACTGGAGAAACCAATCTGCACTAATTAGGCAGCCACATGGTCTAGTAAATCTCAGGGCAATCATGTGCCAATCGTGGAGTTGCTAAGGGCCCACAGCCTGAACGAAGTGTTGAATGGACCATATTGCAGCTGAACTGCCCATGGCGCAAGAGAGCGGACACAGGACGTGCGTGCGACTGTAGCGaaagttctaaaaaaattgtatcGGGAAGAGAAGATGACATGGCACCATGAGGAGCCAGTAATCATTATCACTCATTTCAACTTTTTATGCCAAAATCACTACTattcatttcaaatttttgctGAAATTTACTCCGATAAGTGTGTTACTGACATCttaaaaatatgaaattataAGTTCTCTGAAATAAGTATTTTGTTGTAAAGGAAATCAACATATTACCTAGGAGCAAAATTGTCCTTTTATCTCTTACTTAACGGTCAAATagcggtcaactaacggtagtGACATATTTGTAACCtgtacaaaatttgagtggccaATTTGGACCAAGGAAATTTTGAGTGGCATTTGGACATATGGGCAcaatttgagtggcaaatatggaattctaTCTATTTAAAATTGCTGATGTGGACCAAAGAGAAACataagagagaagagaagtgaTTTTTTTGTGAAGAGTCAAATTCTTAGCCAAGAGTCGACTAAGAGCCAGCTAACAGTTGAACTATTTATCATTGTACATCATCGCATTTAATCTTAACAAATCACATCTATATCAAGTCTAAAGATGCAACCCATTGTATGCATTATTTTGTCCTGACTCTAGATGGCGTGGAGAGTCAACGACTCTATTGTTGTTGATGCTTCGAAACCATCGTGGAAATACCGAAATGAAACTAGTTGTAAACACGTATGAAAATTCTACAGGATATGGCTCAAAGCTGACAATTTCAGTTGATTTTCTCATAAAATTTGcaacaaattttttttttagttcttcTTGAATCTTAATGaattttttcttcataaaatTAACTACTTGGGATAACGCAACATTAAGACAACCTATCGTGTGGGAACATAGAGTATTGATCTGTAGAGAACATGGATGGAAGTTATCTTTCGAACCATCCTAGACTGACTCGAGAACAATCAACGTTGATGATGCATACTGTAGGCAGACGATCTCGTGCTCCGATCTGTGCTCCCGTGCTCTCTGACGACGGAGATTTGGAAATTATTCGTTTTAATCGACCAATTTGAAAAGTAATGAAAAGATCGAGAGAAGGGCCTAATTTCAAAAAGCAGCAGCCAACGGCCTTCTTCCGCGAGCCCCACCACAACTTGGAttctggccgccgccgccgcccccacgAGGCCACGATTCCCATCATCCTCCCTCCCTCAGCCCCGTTCCAAATCCTTTGGTTCCCCAGAATTCCGCTCCCACGAAATTCAATTAGCGCAATTTATTCCCAGTTCAATCCTACCATCTCGCCATCTCGGCGGTTGCAGACTTGCAGGCTAGTGCACTCCTCTCGTGTGCTCTGCTGCCCTTTCTCCACAGGTCGGTGACGCCGGGGCCGGGCCCGCCAGTAGTGCCTCCAGCCTCCGCCGGCCCGGTGCCTCCCCGACGGCAACCTTGCGGCCTGTTATAGACCTAGGTATTCCGGTCAGGTCATCGCCTGCCCGAGCGCTTCCGCGCTTCTGCACTCCCTACGGCGACCACCAGCCTCCTGAATCGGCAAATCCTCGACAATTCTCTCCCAGGTAGGTGCCAAGTCCGGCATCCTTAGTTTCTTAATTTTCTCAGTACGGTAGGTGCCGATTAGCGAGTTACAGAGTGACTTAGTAGCTGTATGATCGGTAGCATGGTTTGCTAATTGCTATGGATCGAATGCTTTACATTCCCTGGATCGAATCTCTAAAACTTGTGTTGTTCTGTTCCTTAATGAAACCGGGGGCAAGGCTCCTTTATCCCTAAAAACAATATAATGGATGTGTTACACGTGTATGCACGTTTCAATCTTTGTTGGATGTTCAGTAACATTGGTTGTTGAGTTGATTTTTCCAATAAATCGATAGCCTAGCCCGCCCAGCCATTCAATTTTGTATACTATGATGTTGAACTGTTGCTGACTTGGTGGAGTCATGGCACTGATGCAGAGCGAGTGGTTACAAGTTATTTACCGAGTTGTAATAGTACAATATATTGTCTTGGTTATTCCTTGCACTGTAAATTCCTTATGATCCCTCGATTTGCGAACTACTAATTTTTGGGAAGAGCATTTTCTTAGTCAGCTCAGGTTTCTAGTTTTAATTGAACAACATTTCCAGATATGGTTTTATGCTtggtgttgctgctgctaagTTTAGTCAGTCTCACTGAAGATTTAATTAGGCTCTGTTATTTTCTCCTGATTCTTGTGGGATAGTCTGAGTCTGTCGGCCCATCTTAATCTATGTTTGCAACTGTTCGACcatttttttatagaaaaataggGGTTGCCCCCCGGCCCCATTTTATTGATGAGACCACGTCTGATAGACAATATTCAGTCACCACAGGCAGTTTAGCGGATACAAATCCAGAGCGAAGCTACAGAAAGATAAGCTACAGAGGAAGATAAGCATGATTGTTGTGCAGCATCTCAGACTGAAGCACGCAGAGCATCTGGGAACCAAGTGGTTGCAGCAAGCTGTGagcgaagttcctccactgtcCAGGCCCCAGAGAATGATCGAACTGTCCACTGAGCAAGCTGTGAGCATCTCAGACTGTTCGACCATTTTCTTGAATCAAATGTTATCAGTGGCAGACAGAGAATTGTAACGAAGTTGCTCAAGTTACCTAACTTTTtcatttgattaaaaaaaacttgcggTGCCTTCTAGATTCGTTCGTACCCAGTCACATTCAGTTGTCTTAACATGCCAGTCAATCTGCTAACTATTTTGAACAGCTACTGTTCCAAGCTTGGACTATTATTACCAGCATTGCTATTCTTTGATCTAGATCAAATTCCACTATTTTTCTGGCCCTAATGTTTTTCCATGCAGCAGATTATTAGGCATTTCGGAAGATGAGAAGATTCTTTCCATTCCGCTCATTCACAAACAATGCCGGGAACGGCAAACCAGCCCCAGGACATGATAAAAGGAATGAGAACAAAATGGATGAGGTTGGGACTAACGGTCCCTCCCATTCTACTGATACAACGGCACTGTGGTCAAGAAACCGTTGTGGAGAACTGAGGAGCGATGAATCTCCCAATCCGCAGCTCAGGAGATGCCTGTCATTTACATCCTCAGCCATCGATCGTTCCTTAAATGAACGGACAAGGAGCTTTTCAGGCGATATTCCATGTTCTGCGTTTAATAATTCTGAAGGGCCtcgtcatgttgctgatgttGAGTAAGTCGCTCAATTACCTATTCTTGGCACTTCTTTTATGAGTTAATGGAGCGACATCAGTTCTGGAATTATATTGCATCACGTTATCACTCCCTATTTACAAAAAATGAGGAATCAccataaattattttttagcAATACATTTGCAAGTGGCATAAGAATGCTATTTTGAAATTCAATGCATTAGTGAAATGAAAGCAAACTGAAATCAGGTTGTATTAGTCTGGCTATATGTCATCAGTTGTACTGCCGCAAAAGTTCTACTTTAAATGCACGTGCCTCTTCTGCATGTAAATCGATTGCTCATGTGAGCCACTAATGGGCTCCTGAGAATTTGTTCTACAGAAAATTCACAGTTAGTTTACAATTTTTGGCGggtctgaagtctgaacataATCTGCAGGTACAAAGCCATCTcattttctgaagaaaactcATGTTGGTCATGACATTGTTGTTAAGACAGTCATCATACAATTATGTGCATTTATACCTGCATTTTATTCCTAGAAGCCTGTTGCTGTCTGCAGGTGCTACGCATGCTCACAAGAAAGACACCCTAATATAGATGAATACATGGTTAATGTTCCAAAAGCACATGGAGTACAGGAAACCAATTCACCACGTTCAAGATGCTACTCATGCTCATCAACAGGACACTCTCCTCTTAGCTCCCCTGTTGCATTAAAATGCAGACCTGCTAGGTTGACCGATTTACCGGATAAGAATGAAGTGCTAGATCTGTACATTGATGGGGAGCAAGAAGCGAACAGAGTAAATGAGAGACATCAGGAAACATTCTCCATCAGAACTGCAGCTCCTTATTTGGGACGTGGACGGCCACCTCGGCCCCATTCTACAGCTCCATCTTCACCAAAATCTTGCAAAGAAATATTCGAGAATTACTTGGACATCAACAGGAATGATGCTTGCCACCATCAACTTGGTCAAGAAAGGACAAAGGGCACTTGGAAGGCCACATCTATGTGTGGTACAGATGAAAATGACATGACACTATTTGAAGGATCTTCTGATAATTTTGCACACTCAGAGGATTGCAGATCACAAAGCATGGCTACAATGGAAGATATCTATGAGGAGTCACGAGATCTGCAACCTGCATACTTCTATGGCTCATCAATGGATCCTTTTTTAGGAACTGCCTCAAGATACTTTGTTGCCGATACTTGTCGTTATGATGGGTCTCCTGGTTTTCATGACAAGAACTTGGAAGATGACACTGATGAAAAGTTGCTTAGAAGAGCTAAGGATTTGGATGCGTGCTTTATGGTCTCTTCTGAAGAAGCGAGTGAGCTTAACATGCTCAGGGATAAGAGACTGAACTCACCTGCTGTGTTGCAACTGGTTCAGAGTTTGATTGAAGACAAAAGAGAACTGGCACTCGAGCTGTCTTCGCAGATTAAGGCACGTCTTACAGAACGGTTTGCGGCCAAAGAACAGTATAAGCAATATAAGGTAGAATTAGACACTAGAACTAGAAGACTGGAGAATGAGAAAAGTGATGCACAAACTATCTTGGAAAGGGAGTTGGACAGAAGGTCAAGTGATTGGTCGGCCAAACTGACAAGGTTTCAATCCGAAGAACAGAGACTAAGGGATAGAGTAAGGGAGCTAGCAGAGCAGAATGTGTCATTTCAGAGAGAAGTTACTTCGCTGGAATCAAATAGAGTTGATGCTTCTAACAGGATTGCAGGTTTGGCACTTCAAAACAAACAATTGAATGATGAGCTGGGAAAAGTTAAGAATGAGTATGGAAGTCTTTACAGCTCCTCCGTAGAGTTGAATGACAGCTTTACAAAAGCTGCAGAGGAAAGGGACCAATTCCATGAGTGCTTAAAgtccaaggaagaagaaactaGGGCATTACACAAGGTGATTGCAAGGTTACAAAGGGCATCTAATGAGCAGGAGAAGACAATAACTGGCCTGAGACAAGGATTGAGTATTGAATTAGAAAAGGAATCTTTTGGAAGTAGTGAAAGCATCAACAGGATGCAAATGGAACTTTTGAGACTTGCTGGAGTTGAGCAAAAGCTGAGAAAAGAAATTCAGACCTGTACTCTTGAAGTGGAGTCTCTTAGTCAAGAGAACATTGAGATTTTAAATCGTCTACAGAAGAGTGGGAATGGATTAAGTCTTTCTACACTTCATCTCGATCAAGAGCTTCATGCTAGAGTGGACAACTTGCAGATGCAAGGTTTATCATTACTTGATGTTAGTAGTCAGCTTTGTGCCAAGCTgctaaacttgatcaaatctAAAAGTGAACATATTGGCAGTGTTGATGGATTGTCATCCATTGAATACACTTTGAAGCACCAGAACATAAAAGAAGGAATTGGTAATTTAACACTTAGTCTGAGGAAAATAAAGTCTGCGTTGGTCGAAAAGCACAATCAAGAAGAGAGTGTGGACAGTATACCGCTGAGACAGGGCAAAGTATCTAGGGTATGTAACTTCCTTTGAATCTCGATGTTCTCGAGTAAAGTGTAAGAGTTGTTCAGTGAATTTATGATGCTGCTTTAGAGAACaacatgaaaataaatttctcaataatatactccctccgtcccatattaagtgacgaaatattacatgtatctagacgctttttgggtatagatacatccatatctgggcaaatttgagtcacttaatatgggacggagggagtattaaatatGCTAAGTGTGAAGCTATGTTGCTGAAATAAGTACACCATTTTCTTTGAACTTACCATAGAATATTTGTACAACCGCTGAAGATAGCAGCAGAAGCTCAAACCAAACCGAACCTTTCTTATTTTTGTTCTGCATGCAATGCAGGATGACTTCGAAATTAAGCTGAAAGAAGAAGCTATGGTCAACAGAGTACTAAAGGAGAAGCTAATGTCAAAGGAACTGGACATTGAGCAATTGCACTCAGAACTAGCATCTTTAGTGCGGATCCAAGATGTCATGCAAAACGAGATCCAAAGAGCTCAGGATGAATTATGTTGCATCACCCACAAGTCCAAGAATTTGGAACTTCAAGTAACCTTACATCCTCTCCTCCCCTTTACCCAAACAAACTTGAAATAAGATTTCAGTACTTCTCCCTTGTTAAAGTTGTTCAGAGTGCACCACCACCTGCTATATTGCTAGATCATGAGCTGATCGCATTTCAGCAGATAATAAGTTCTGTTATCTGTACCTTATGTGAAAATATTCATCTACACACCTAGTCGACCCTTTGCAACAATCCACAATGCATTGGGGTACCATATGTGGCTTGATACAGACTCCCTACAAGAGCATTAAAAAAAGGTAGGCGAAGAGCAAGGAGTTTAGGGGCGATTGCTCTTTTTCTTC
This is a stretch of genomic DNA from Brachypodium distachyon strain Bd21 chromosome 1, Brachypodium_distachyon_v3.0, whole genome shotgun sequence. It encodes these proteins:
- the LOC100845153 gene encoding golgin subfamily A member 4 isoform X1 yields the protein MRRFFPFRSFTNNAGNGKPAPGHDKRNENKMDEVGTNGPSHSTDTTALWSRNRCGELRSDESPNPQLRRCLSFTSSAIDRSLNERTRSFSGDIPCSAFNNSEGPRHVADVDLNIICRCYACSQERHPNIDEYMVNVPKAHGVQETNSPRSRCYSCSSTGHSPLSSPVALKCRPARLTDLPDKNEVLDLYIDGEQEANRVNERHQETFSIRTAAPYLGRGRPPRPHSTAPSSPKSCKEIFENYLDINRNDACHHQLGQERTKGTWKATSMCGTDENDMTLFEGSSDNFAHSEDCRSQSMATMEDIYEESRDLQPAYFYGSSMDPFLGTASRYFVADTCRYDGSPGFHDKNLEDDTDEKLLRRAKDLDACFMVSSEEASELNMLRDKRLNSPAVLQLVQSLIEDKRELALELSSQIKARLTERFAAKEQYKQYKVELDTRTRRLENEKSDAQTILERELDRRSSDWSAKLTRFQSEEQRLRDRVRELAEQNVSFQREVTSLESNRVDASNRIAGLALQNKQLNDELGKVKNEYGSLYSSSVELNDSFTKAAEERDQFHECLKSKEEETRALHKVIARLQRASNEQEKTITGLRQGLSIELEKESFGSSESINRMQMELLRLAGVEQKLRKEIQTCTLEVESLSQENIEILNRLQKSGNGLSLSTLHLDQELHARVDNLQMQGLSLLDVSSQLCAKLLNLIKSKSEHIGSVDGLSSIEYTLKHQNIKEGIGNLTLSLRKIKSALVEKHNQEESVDSIPLRQGKVSRDDFEIKLKEEAMVNRVLKEKLMSKELDIEQLHSELASLVRIQDVMQNEIQRAQDELCCITHKSKNLELQDFQESAKELTALRCTLKSASSERDALWQETKHLRNTVSAWQNDVASLKQKIKSLEEDIQLKEGEILLREGEISILRDSVDRPFDIICSPRSMKQFDME
- the LOC100845153 gene encoding golgin subfamily A member 4 isoform X2 — its product is MRRFFPFRSFTNNAGNGKPAPGHDKRNENKMDEVGTNGPSHSTDTTALWSRNRCGELRSDESPNPQLRRCLSFTSSAIDRSLNERTRSFSGDIPCSAFNNSEGPRHVADVDLNIICRCYACSQERHPNIDEYMVNVPKAHGVQETNSPRSRCYSCSSTGHSPLSSPVALKCRPARLTDLPDKNEVLDLYIDGEQEANRVNERHQETFSIRTAAPYLGRGRPPRPHSTAPSSPKSCKEIFENYLDINRNDACHHQLGQERTKGTWKATSMCGTDENDMTLFEGSSDNFAHSEDCRSQSMATMEDIYEESRDLQPAYFYGSSMDPFLGTASRYFVADTCRYDGSPGFHDKNLEDDTDEKLLRRAKDLDACFMVSSEEASELNMLRDKRLNSPAVLQLVQSLIEDKRELALELSSQIKARLTERFAAKEQYKQYKVELDTRTRRLENEKSDAQTILERELDRRSSDWSAKLTRFQSEEQRLRDRVRELAEQNVSFQREVTSLESNRVDASNRIAGLALQNKQLNDELGKVKNEYGSLYSSSVELNDSFTKAAEERDQFHECLKSKEEETRALHKVIARLQRASNEQEKTITGLRQGLSIELEKESFGSSESINRMQMELLRLAGVEQKLRKEIQTCTLEVESLSQENIEILNRLQKSGNGLSLSTLHLDQELHARVDNLQMQGLSLLDVSSQLCAKLLNLIKSKSEHIGSVDGLSSIEYTLKHQNIKEGIGNLTLSLRKIKSALVEKHNQEESVDSIPLRQGKVSRDDFEIKLKEEAMVNRVLKEKLMSKELDIEQLHSELASLVRIQDVMQNEIQRAQDELCCITHKSKNLELQESAKELTALRCTLKSASSERDALWQETKHLRNTVSAWQNDVASLKQKIKSLEEDIQLKEGEILLREGEISILRDSVDRPFDIICSPRSMKQFDME
- the LOC100845153 gene encoding golgin subfamily A member 4 isoform X3, which codes for MRRFFPFRSFTNNAGNGKPAPGHDKRNENKMDEVGTNGPSHSTDTTALWSRNRCGELRSDESPNPQLRRCLSFTSSAIDRSLNERTRSFSGDIPCSAFNNSEGPRHVADVECYACSQERHPNIDEYMVNVPKAHGVQETNSPRSRCYSCSSTGHSPLSSPVALKCRPARLTDLPDKNEVLDLYIDGEQEANRVNERHQETFSIRTAAPYLGRGRPPRPHSTAPSSPKSCKEIFENYLDINRNDACHHQLGQERTKGTWKATSMCGTDENDMTLFEGSSDNFAHSEDCRSQSMATMEDIYEESRDLQPAYFYGSSMDPFLGTASRYFVADTCRYDGSPGFHDKNLEDDTDEKLLRRAKDLDACFMVSSEEASELNMLRDKRLNSPAVLQLVQSLIEDKRELALELSSQIKARLTERFAAKEQYKQYKVELDTRTRRLENEKSDAQTILERELDRRSSDWSAKLTRFQSEEQRLRDRVRELAEQNVSFQREVTSLESNRVDASNRIAGLALQNKQLNDELGKVKNEYGSLYSSSVELNDSFTKAAEERDQFHECLKSKEEETRALHKVIARLQRASNEQEKTITGLRQGLSIELEKESFGSSESINRMQMELLRLAGVEQKLRKEIQTCTLEVESLSQENIEILNRLQKSGNGLSLSTLHLDQELHARVDNLQMQGLSLLDVSSQLCAKLLNLIKSKSEHIGSVDGLSSIEYTLKHQNIKEGIGNLTLSLRKIKSALVEKHNQEESVDSIPLRQGKVSRDDFEIKLKEEAMVNRVLKEKLMSKELDIEQLHSELASLVRIQDVMQNEIQRAQDELCCITHKSKNLELQDFQESAKELTALRCTLKSASSERDALWQETKHLRNTVSAWQNDVASLKQKIKSLEEDIQLKEGEILLREGEISILRDSVDRPFDIICSPRSMKQFDME